From a single Verrucomicrobiota bacterium genomic region:
- a CDS encoding MFS transporter, with protein MNWLRSVASFLALRRNTSLLLVTLLLALMGERLWLNFAPKYLQTLGASVAIIGLFDGLQTLLGALYAYPGGWLTDRWGQRRSLLFFNVIALAGYVLVLLWQHWLALVLGSVLFLAWSGLSLPATFTVVASSLASNQHTMGIGVQSLVRRVPMMLGPLAGGWLVTHYGWGDGVRCALLGCIALTLCATVFQWFMVDPKPTASKATPNPSANFVGVVRSFSPALRELLVSDILIRFCERIPSAFVILWALNHGGVTAQQFGILVAIEMAAAMLCYVPVAHLADKYGRRPFVLITFVFFTCFPLMLLWATDFAALCVAFVIRGLKEFGEPARKALIIGKAPIEFRARAFGAYYLIRDCVVTSGSLIGAWLWSLSPQANFVGAAFCGVLGTVWFGWFVCRKRRNEATSQALL; from the coding sequence ATGAATTGGCTGCGATCGGTCGCAAGCTTCCTGGCCCTGCGGAGGAACACTTCACTCTTGTTAGTGACGCTCCTGCTGGCGCTCATGGGCGAGCGTCTCTGGCTGAACTTTGCTCCAAAGTATCTCCAAACCCTCGGCGCGAGCGTCGCCATCATCGGCCTGTTCGACGGACTCCAAACGCTGCTGGGCGCCCTCTACGCGTATCCAGGCGGTTGGCTGACAGATCGTTGGGGGCAACGGCGTTCGCTCCTGTTCTTCAATGTCATCGCGCTCGCGGGCTACGTCCTGGTTTTGCTCTGGCAACACTGGCTGGCGCTGGTTTTGGGCTCCGTGCTGTTCCTGGCCTGGAGCGGCCTTTCCCTGCCAGCGACGTTCACCGTCGTCGCCAGTTCGTTGGCGTCAAACCAGCACACCATGGGTATTGGCGTCCAGTCGCTGGTCCGGCGCGTGCCCATGATGCTCGGCCCGCTGGCCGGCGGCTGGCTGGTGACACATTACGGATGGGGCGATGGCGTGCGTTGCGCCTTGCTGGGATGCATCGCGCTGACGTTGTGCGCTACGGTGTTCCAGTGGTTCATGGTCGATCCCAAGCCAACCGCGTCCAAAGCAACTCCGAACCCGTCCGCAAATTTCGTCGGCGTCGTGAGATCCTTCAGTCCGGCGCTGCGGGAATTGTTGGTCAGCGACATCCTGATTCGCTTTTGCGAACGCATTCCTTCCGCCTTCGTCATTTTGTGGGCGCTGAACCACGGCGGCGTCACCGCTCAACAATTCGGCATCCTCGTCGCGATCGAGATGGCGGCCGCCATGTTGTGCTACGTGCCGGTGGCGCATCTCGCCGACAAATACGGACGGCGCCCGTTCGTTTTGATTACGTTTGTCTTCTTCACCTGCTTTCCCTTGATGCTGCTCTGGGCCACGGATTTCGCAGCGCTGTGTGTGGCGTTTGTGATTCGTGGCTTGAAGGAATTCGGCGAGCCCGCCCGCAAGGCGCTGATCATTGGCAAAGCTCCGATCGAATTTCGCGCGCGGGCCTTTGGCGCGTACTATCTGATTCGCGACTGTGTCGTCACATCAGGATCCTTGATCGGCGCCTGGCTTTGGAGCCTCAGCCCGCAGGCGAATTTCGTTGGAGCTGCGTTCTGCGGCGTGCTGGGCACGGTGTGGTTTGGGTGGTTCGTGTGCCGCAAGCGGCGGAACGAAGCTACTTCCCAGGCGCTTCTCTGA
- a CDS encoding sigma-70 family RNA polymerase sigma factor has protein sequence MSTRPSDEEDAADMASLAAGRDAALDGLMARHGERLFHYLIRLLQNEDDASDLAQETFVRVYQHRTRFNPQARFSTWLYTIATNLVRSEYRWRKRRPHVSLEAENPETGHDFRETIADGRASPSESILADERAELVRSAVRSLPDDLRVPLILFEYERKSQSEIAAILDCSAKAVEMRLYRARQQLKNKLSKLLQASE, from the coding sequence ATGAGCACGCGGCCGAGCGATGAGGAGGATGCCGCGGACATGGCAAGCCTGGCGGCCGGTCGAGACGCCGCGCTCGATGGATTGATGGCGCGGCATGGCGAGCGGCTTTTCCACTACCTCATTCGCCTCCTGCAAAACGAAGATGACGCGAGCGACCTGGCTCAGGAGACTTTCGTCCGCGTCTATCAGCACCGGACCCGATTCAACCCCCAGGCCCGCTTTTCCACCTGGCTCTACACCATCGCCACGAACTTGGTTCGCTCGGAATACCGTTGGCGCAAACGGCGACCGCACGTTTCTCTCGAAGCGGAAAACCCGGAAACCGGGCATGACTTTCGGGAGACCATTGCCGATGGGCGCGCATCGCCGAGCGAGTCCATTCTGGCGGACGAGCGGGCTGAGCTGGTGCGCAGTGCCGTGAGGAGCTTGCCGGACGATCTGCGCGTGCCGTTGATTCTCTTCGAGTACGAGCGGAAGTCGCAATCGGAAATCGCCGCGATCCTCGATTGTTCCGCGAAGGCAGTCGAGATGCGACTTTACCGGGCGCGGCAGCAGTTGAAGAACAAACTCAGCAAACTGCTGCAAGCTTCGGAGTAG
- a CDS encoding periplasmic heavy metal sensor, producing MIRSITVLAAGLVVGVGAYLGLYFAGTSSRREMLHSQTPELLWLKNEFNLSDAEFERVSRLHDGYLPQCTQMCARIAAKDAELKALLSQTNVLTAEIEAKLTEASQLRLECQKNMLKHFYEVSRTMKPDQGKRYLAWVQEKTFLPDHGMAGEQEAGQVHEHAAER from the coding sequence ATGATCCGGAGCATCACCGTTTTGGCGGCGGGTTTGGTTGTGGGAGTCGGCGCGTACCTGGGTTTATATTTTGCCGGCACGTCGTCGCGCCGGGAAATGCTCCACAGCCAGACTCCCGAATTGCTCTGGTTGAAAAACGAATTCAACTTGAGCGATGCGGAATTCGAGCGCGTCTCCCGCCTCCACGACGGCTACCTTCCGCAATGCACCCAGATGTGCGCTCGCATCGCGGCCAAGGACGCGGAACTGAAAGCGCTGCTGAGCCAGACCAATGTGCTGACCGCCGAGATTGAAGCCAAGCTCACCGAAGCTTCCCAGCTTCGGCTCGAATGTCAGAAGAACATGCTCAAGCATTTCTACGAGGTCAGCCGAACGATGAAGCCGGATCAGGGCAAACGCTACCTGGCCTGGGTTCAGGAAAAGACTTTTCTGCCGGATCACGGCATGGCGGGCGAGCAAGAGGCGGGGCAAGTCCATGAGCACGCGGCCGAGCGATGA